A region of the Salvelinus sp. IW2-2015 unplaced genomic scaffold, ASM291031v2 Un_scaffold3222, whole genome shotgun sequence genome:
gttgtgtgtgttggtgtgtgtgtgtgtgggtgtgtgtgtggtgtgtgtggtggtgtgtgtgtgttgtgtgtgtgtgttgtgtgtgttatatatatatattcagtagATGTCCTTAAAATTCCCTTATGAGTGTCTGTTCTTTGCTGGAGACTGTTTGCTGGAAATACATTTTGGTTGATAGTTTATGGGAAAGCTGAACCTAGCTGGATGTTCTTGGACGGCAGTGAAGACATGACAGAAATGGGAAAGCACTTATTCTGTGGTTGGAAAACTGCTGTGTGTGTAATGCTGAACATGATATGGCTCAATAAATACTGTAAAACAGAGAGCTAAACTGAGCActgagatgaacacacacacatctatgtcCATATAAACATACACTCAGTACAATACTACTGAAAGACAATgaacacatttaaaataaaacacactgacacacaggcacacacacacaccKACAAAAActtaaactaacacacacacttgcttCATGGACCTGACATGATGTGGCTGTTGTTGTCCCCAGTAGCTACATAGCTGGAAactcctcctccatctttctctcgttcctcctctctccccctcctcaggcgtatctgtctgtctctgaccctcTCCCAGTTCCTCAAAAGGAACACGTGGTGCTTCAGGACGAACACCCTGACAATCAAACAAATACATAAATAAGATCATTATTTTGAGAAATGCACAGGAACTACTAGTCTGCACCTCCATGTGTATTGACATGGcgggttgtcttctgtctttacCCGTCACTGGTGGTCATAGGCTCCATGTCCAGGTAGGGAAACAGCTTCCTACTGGGACTGGAACCCTCCtcctggggagagggagggagggacacccCTGTCTGGTGACTGGAACCCTCCtcctggggagagggagggagggacacccCTGTCTGGTGACTGGAACCCTCCTcctgggaagagggagggagggacacccCTGTCTGGTGACTGGAACACTCCtcttggggagagggagggagggacacccCTGTCTGGTGACTGGACAGGCTCTTCTCTTTTGGTTGGTCTGGGAGgaaaacaaagacagacagagagataatgaGGTATGGACCCCTCCACACAGACTGAACACTTTCAACGTGTCACTGCAACAGTGGGATGACCCCCCCCCCGCTCAACCAAGTAGGGTGGTAAGTATGTTGAAGTCAAGTATTGATGTACACACTACAGTACAAACGTACAAACGTTGTGTATGGTATGCACCACATGCACATACAGGAGCCAGCTGTGACTTTAGGGTACTCACAGGATGAGATCTCTCTGGTCAGAGGAACATCTGGCTCTTTGTGGAGCtggaacacacagagacatggtcattcaagtgagtgagtttattctgtgtgtgtatgtttgtgcaatgtgtgtgtgttacacaccTGGTTGTGCCTGAAGAGCCACATGACGTCAAAGGGCAACTGAAAGTCAATACGTCTCATTCTTAGGTACTTCCCTGTGAGAGAAGGGATTTTAAAAACctgacacacacaatctctcacacacacacacacacacacacacacacacacacacacacacacacacacacacacacacacacacacacacacacacacacacacacacacacacacacacacacacacacacacacacacacacacacacacttcgttctgttaggtgacctaaacctgggatatgcttaacaccccggcagtcctactacatctaagctagatgccctcaatctcacacaaattatcaaggaacccaccaggaaCAACTCTAAATCCgaaaacatgggcaccctcatagatattatcctgaccaacttgccctccaaatacacctctgctgttttcaatcaggatctcagcgatcactgcctcccTGCTGCATCCAATATGGGTCCACAGTCAAACGACACCCCTCAtccctgtcaaacgctccctaaaacacttctgcgagcaggcctttctaatcgacctgacccgggtatcctggaaggatattgacctctcccgtcagtagaggatgcctggtcgttctttaaagtaatttcctcaccatcttaaaaaagcatgcccctttgaaaaaatgtagaactaagaacagatatagcccttggttcactccagaactGGCTGCCCTTGACCagaacaaaaacatcctgtggcggactgcactagcatcgaatagtccctgcgatatgcaacttttcagggaagtcagaaccaatacacgcagtcagttaggaaagcaaaggctagattTTCCAAcagaaattgcatcctgtagctctaactccaaaaagttctgggacactgtaaagtccatggagaataagagcacctcctcccagtgcccactgcactgaggctaggaaacaactGTCACCACTGACAAATCCTCGATAATCGataattcaataagcatttctctacagctggccatgctttcctcctagCTACCCCAactccggccaacagctccgcaacCCTGCAGCTACTTGCCCTGCAGCTACTTGCCTAAGCCTCCCGGCTCTCAttcatccaaatccagatagcagatgttctgaaagagctgcaaaacctggacccgtataaatcagctgggatagacaatctggaccctctcttttctaaaattatccgccgccattgttgcaacccctattaccagtctgttcaacctctttcgtatcgtccgagattcctaaagattggaaagctgccgcggtcatccccctcttcaaagggggtgacactctagacccaaactgttacagacctatatccatcctgccctgcctttcaaaAGTTTTCGAaagcaagttaacaaacagatcactgaccatttcgaatcccaccgtaccatctccgctgtgcaatccggtttccgagctggtcatgggtgcacctcagccacgctcaagttactaaacgatatcataaccgccatcgataaaaaacagtactgtgcagctgtattctcgacctggccaaggctttcgactctgtcaatcaccactttCTATCGGCAgattcaacagccttggtttcacaaatgactgcctgcctgttcaccaactacttcccaGACAGAGTcactgtgtcaaatcggagggcctgttttccggacctctggcagtctctatggggtaccacagggttcaattctgggccgcctcttttctctgtatatattaatgatgtcgctcttgctgcgggtgattccttgatccacctctacgcagacgacaccattcgtatacatctggccctctttggacactgtgttaacaaacccccAAACGagcctcaatgccatacaacatccttccgtggcctccaactgctcttaaacgctagtaaaaactaaatgcatgcacttcaaccgatcgctgaccGCACCCGCGCCGCCCGACCAGCATCACTAATCTGGACAGttcgacttagaatatgtggacaactacaaatacctaggtgtctggctagactgtaaactctccttacagactcattaaacatctccaatccgaAATTAAATCCAGAATCGGATTCCTATTtacgcaacaaagcctccttcactcatgctgccaaacataccctcgtaaaacggactatcctaccgatcctcgacttcggcgatgtcatctacaaaatagcctccaacactactcagcaaactggatgcagtctatcacagtgccatctgttttgtcaccaaagccccatataccacccaccactgcgacctgtatgctctcctcggctggccctcgctacatattcgtcgccagacccactggcttcaggtcatctataagtctgctaggtaaagctccgccttatctcagctcactggtcaccctaacaacacccacccgtagcacgcgctccagcaagtttttctcactggtcatccccaaagccaacaccccctttggccgcctttccttcctgttctctgctgccaatgactggaacgaattgcaaaaatcgctgaagttggagacttatatctccctcactaactttaaacatcagctatctgagtagcttactgatcgctgcagctgtacacagcacaTCTAacaacctacctcatccccatattgttttaaatgtactttttttgctcttttgcacaccagtatttctacttgcacatcatcatctgcacatctatcactccagtgttaatttgctaaattgtaattacttcgctactatggcctatttattgccttacctccttacgccatttgcacacactgtatatagacttttttttctattgtgttattgactgtacgtttgtttattccatgtgtaactctctgttgttgtctgtgttgcactgctttgctttatcttggccaggtcgcagttgtaaatgagaacttgttctcaactggcctacctggttaaataaaggtgaaatcatttaaaaaataaataaaactcccTCACCAACATGTATGGGAGCAGGCAGGAGGCTGTAGTCTTGTTCTCCTGGTRTATattccagtctctctctgttcagcTGGTTCTGAGAGGAGGGACTGGGGAAGAGACACATTTACACAATGAAATGAATAGAATACACACCATTTGTGAAATCAATTCAGAGTATGTGAAGTTAGTTTGTATGAACGGGTGCATGATAACTCACTCTGTAGTTTTGTAGTCATCTGAGTAGAGTCCCGCCCTCTGAAACCTCTTCCTAGGCAACTGGTCAGCTCCCTTATCTGATTGGCTGGCCGGGGTTAGGGATGGAGTTTGGGTTAGCTCTGATTGGCCTGTGCATATGGAGGGGGTGTGGGTGACTGGCTCACCTTCACCAGAACTAAGAGGAAGGaatagtgagagagcgagagataggatagagagaaagaaaaagagagagaaagggcactGGCTTAGCACACAGTGCTGTCAACCATGTGTTAATATACTTTGTCTGTGTGAGGTATTAAGTCTTCAGTGCAYATCTAGCAGCTAGTTGCAGGGTATGTAAAATAGCATGCATTTTCTAGACTTTCTCAGTAACGTTTTGATCGCTGTGGGAGTGAAATGTTGTTGCGTTAAACTTTGCGACCATCTGCGAGGGCACTCGCTGAGTCAGTTGGGATAAGGGTGAGTTGTGACGGCTTACCTTTGGAGACAGGATGGATGCTCGACCTCCTCTTTCTCAATGCGCCTCCTCTTccgtcttctcctcctctggctCTGAATCACAGCTTCAATCACCTCTTGTACtgaatctcctccccctctgtttctgtctctgtYCTGGACGTCTGTCTCAGTTGGAGGGTTTGGTTGGCTTGTAggacagaggaagggggagaCCAAAGGGGAGGCTAGAGGTTTCTTCCTGGGTCGTCCAGGCCCTCTCTTAGCCCCAAAACTTTGACCGGTTCTCAGCCACTTCAGTTGCCTCCTGCTCAGGTCATAGTGTGGGTCTTGAGTCCAGAGAGAAGTCATTGGAGCGAggacagggagcgagagagagagatgagagagaggtgggagacagagggaagagaaagggaaCGATTGGGAAataaagagaggggaagagagagagaggagaggtgtatATGTATCAGTAACTGAAACAGCAGCAGTCTGT
Encoded here:
- the LOC112075535 gene encoding uncharacterized protein isoform X1; this encodes MTSLWTQDPHYDLSRRQLKWLRTGQSFGAKRGPGRPRKKPLASPLVSPFLCPTSQPNPPTETDVQBRDRNRGGGDSVQEVIEAVIQSQRRRRRKRRRIEKEEVEHPSCLQSSGEGEPVTHTPSICTGQSELTQTPSLTPASQSDKGADQLPRKRFQRAGLYSDDYKTTDPSSQNQLNRERLEYXPGEQDYSLLPAPIHVGKYLRMRRIDFQLPFDVMWLFRHNQLHKEPDVPLTREISSYQPKEKSLSSHQTGVSLPPSPQEECSSHQTGVSLPPSSQEEGSSHQTGVSLPPSPQEEGSSHQTGVSLPPSPQEEGSSPSRKLFPYLDMEPMTTSDGVFVLKHHVFLLRNWERVRDRQIRLRRGREEEREKDGGGVSSYVATGDNNSHIMSGRQMAGKKKVVWTSEPLRDPQCPHNPLSTTPHLTENRQEEKKQVEEEGWREVRKERLNNILLKLRQT
- the LOC112075535 gene encoding histone-lysine N-methyltransferase ASH1L isoform X2; translation: MTSLWTQDPHYDLSRRQLKWLRTGQSFGAKRGPGRPRKKPLASPLVSPFLCPTSQPNPPTETDVQBRDRNRGGGDSVQEVIEAVIQSQRRRRRKRRRIEKEEVEHPSCLQSSGEGEPVTHTPSICTGQSELTQTPSLTPASQSDKGADQLPRKRFQRAGLYSDDYKTTDPSSQNQLNRERLEYXPGEQDYSLLPAPIHVGKYLRMRRIDFQLPFDVMWLFRHNQLHKEPDVPLTREISSYQPKEKSLSSHQTGVSLPPSPQEECSSHQTGVSLPPSSQEEGSSHQTGVSLPPSPQEEGSSHQTGVSLPPSPQEEGSSPSRKLFPYLDMEPMTTSDGVFVLKHHVFLLRNWERVRDRQIRLRRGREEEREKDGGGVSSYVATGDNNSHIMSGP